In Ilumatobacter fluminis, the following proteins share a genomic window:
- a CDS encoding putative bifunctional diguanylate cyclase/phosphodiesterase gives MTERANETTSRVAPPHGFASAVRATVAAGPWRLAAIVVVVWAVAIVAATGTMLDAALYLMPASAALVAGLTALGRTRTAGRSGRASALLGSGAIVWAFANLIEAVGEVRSPSGVETTVAVLEITAHFLIIAAFLVLPIDGARVRHVRALLDIVMILVATSTVAAGLRLLWLDDPGNEGGVIDFVFHPAVALLTFGLVADTLGRVTPRWRHPIAWCTAATGLMVLAEFAGAALEFGATAESVWLAPSLWVAAWLVFAFAIRAPVDVHVPRVWSGDAGWTAVVIAVAAVGFMVWIELRHGVLHTEPSLVALGLIGTVAILLRAIAFQVESAALQRDLQRQERLASERADRYEEALEAAGAGIWEFDVVGDRVWTSRGLDQMLDRAAEGTETFDEFLQSVSPTARSLLVDQLHKISDETSAEAVEFVTARSDGDDSLAVETRGRGRRDDSGRLVSLTGVALDVTERRRADEALRRHAERSTKLVDFGRRTLAASTLDAVVWDALDVIADDVGLAACRVLQRDPVGHRLRSVASLGSGRRASTDDQVNRAVATVSTSLITVEPADHDDEPATIGACIPVSAERGVWGVIDLEVPAPATLDDDDIRFVEALATMVASAAARDTAHTELRHRSLHDQLTGLPNRELVTDRVGQLLVAARATGDGVVVFHIGLDRFGQINDSLGHQAGDDALVEIGRRLAAVCPTGGSVARAGGDEFVLAFPHGPTSDPETVADAVQREVARPLWIDGSELFVTASIGEAHSAPGVTPDVLLANAATASRGASAAGGGCRRQFSLTDRERSVDRVRIEADLRHALRQGQIVPWYQPIVRIADRRIVGAEALARWERPGGGVVSPADFIPVAEQAGLVGELGRVILGRAMDDACRWVGPNGERPRVSVNVATPQLVDGSIVDVLGDELARSGLEPDRLTLEVVEGEIVDANYERALESVRAVKRFDGLGVSVDDFGTGHSSLARLHAFPVDVVKIDRSFVARIESDAADRALVKAIIDMSAALTLRVVAEGVETEGQFELLRSLGCDFAQGWLFAPAMPAHDLLALPLDEFMAEGGQSSMFGLDLPV, from the coding sequence ATGACGGAGCGTGCGAATGAGACCACCAGCCGCGTCGCACCGCCACACGGGTTCGCAAGCGCCGTCCGCGCCACCGTGGCCGCCGGGCCGTGGCGACTCGCCGCCATCGTCGTGGTCGTGTGGGCGGTGGCGATCGTGGCTGCGACCGGAACGATGCTCGACGCGGCCCTGTACCTGATGCCTGCCTCGGCAGCGCTGGTCGCCGGTCTGACGGCCCTCGGTCGGACGAGAACGGCCGGTCGGTCCGGTCGTGCATCGGCGTTGCTCGGCTCGGGTGCCATCGTGTGGGCCTTCGCCAATCTGATCGAGGCAGTGGGCGAGGTGCGTTCGCCGAGCGGGGTGGAGACGACCGTCGCCGTCCTCGAGATCACCGCCCACTTCCTCATCATCGCTGCCTTCCTCGTGCTGCCGATCGACGGTGCGCGCGTCCGACACGTGCGAGCCCTGCTCGACATCGTCATGATCCTGGTCGCGACGTCGACGGTCGCAGCCGGCCTTCGGTTGCTGTGGCTCGACGACCCTGGCAACGAGGGCGGCGTCATCGACTTCGTCTTCCATCCGGCGGTGGCACTGCTCACCTTCGGCCTGGTGGCCGACACCCTCGGCCGGGTGACACCTCGCTGGCGTCACCCGATCGCATGGTGCACCGCAGCGACGGGTCTGATGGTGCTCGCCGAGTTTGCCGGCGCCGCGCTCGAGTTCGGCGCGACCGCCGAATCGGTCTGGTTGGCGCCGAGTCTCTGGGTGGCGGCATGGCTCGTGTTCGCCTTCGCCATCAGGGCGCCGGTCGACGTCCACGTCCCGCGGGTGTGGTCGGGCGACGCCGGCTGGACCGCCGTGGTGATCGCGGTGGCGGCCGTCGGGTTCATGGTGTGGATCGAGCTGCGACACGGCGTGTTGCACACGGAGCCGTCGTTGGTCGCGCTCGGCCTGATCGGGACCGTGGCCATCCTGTTGCGTGCCATCGCGTTCCAGGTCGAGTCGGCCGCACTGCAGCGAGATCTGCAGCGTCAGGAGCGTCTCGCAAGCGAGCGAGCCGACCGGTACGAAGAGGCGCTCGAGGCCGCCGGCGCCGGCATCTGGGAGTTCGACGTCGTCGGTGATCGGGTCTGGACGTCGCGCGGCCTCGACCAGATGCTCGACCGCGCGGCCGAAGGCACCGAGACGTTCGACGAGTTCCTGCAGTCGGTGTCGCCGACGGCGCGATCGCTCCTCGTCGATCAGCTCCACAAGATCAGCGACGAGACGTCGGCCGAGGCCGTCGAGTTCGTGACGGCTCGATCCGACGGCGACGATTCGCTCGCGGTCGAAACCCGGGGCCGAGGTCGGCGAGACGACTCCGGCCGGCTCGTGTCGCTGACCGGTGTGGCACTCGACGTGACCGAACGCCGTCGAGCCGACGAAGCTCTCCGTCGCCACGCCGAACGCAGCACCAAGCTCGTCGACTTCGGTCGACGAACGCTCGCCGCCTCCACCCTCGACGCGGTCGTGTGGGACGCGCTCGACGTGATCGCGGACGACGTCGGCCTCGCTGCATGCCGCGTGCTCCAACGCGACCCGGTGGGGCACCGCCTCCGGTCGGTCGCCTCTCTGGGGAGTGGACGTCGTGCCTCGACCGACGACCAGGTCAACCGTGCCGTTGCGACGGTGAGCACGAGCCTGATCACGGTCGAACCGGCCGACCACGACGACGAGCCGGCGACGATCGGCGCATGCATCCCTGTCTCGGCTGAACGGGGCGTGTGGGGTGTCATCGACCTCGAAGTCCCCGCGCCGGCGACGCTCGACGACGACGACATCCGATTCGTCGAGGCCCTGGCGACGATGGTCGCATCCGCAGCGGCTCGCGACACCGCTCACACGGAGCTGCGACACCGTTCGCTCCACGACCAACTGACCGGCCTCCCGAACCGGGAACTGGTCACCGACCGCGTCGGCCAGCTGCTGGTCGCCGCCCGGGCGACCGGAGACGGCGTGGTCGTGTTCCACATCGGTCTCGACCGGTTCGGCCAGATCAACGACTCGTTGGGCCACCAGGCAGGCGACGACGCCCTCGTCGAGATCGGTCGACGTCTGGCCGCCGTGTGCCCGACCGGAGGGTCCGTCGCCCGTGCCGGTGGCGACGAGTTCGTGCTGGCGTTCCCACACGGGCCGACCAGCGACCCGGAGACGGTCGCCGACGCCGTGCAGCGAGAAGTCGCCCGACCGCTGTGGATCGACGGGAGCGAGTTGTTCGTCACGGCGAGCATCGGCGAAGCGCACTCTGCACCGGGCGTCACACCCGACGTCCTGCTCGCCAACGCAGCGACCGCAAGCCGTGGAGCGTCGGCGGCGGGTGGCGGCTGTCGCCGTCAGTTCTCGCTGACCGACCGTGAGCGGTCCGTCGACCGCGTCCGCATCGAAGCCGATCTCCGTCACGCGCTTCGGCAGGGCCAGATCGTGCCGTGGTACCAGCCGATCGTGCGCATCGCCGACCGCCGGATCGTCGGCGCAGAGGCGCTGGCGCGGTGGGAACGTCCAGGTGGCGGCGTCGTCTCGCCGGCCGACTTCATCCCGGTGGCCGAACAGGCCGGACTGGTAGGCGAACTCGGCCGGGTCATCCTCGGACGGGCGATGGACGATGCGTGCCGATGGGTGGGCCCGAACGGGGAACGACCGCGGGTGTCGGTCAATGTCGCGACGCCCCAACTCGTCGACGGGAGCATCGTCGACGTCCTCGGCGACGAGCTCGCACGATCCGGGCTCGAGCCCGACCGCCTCACCCTCGAGGTGGTCGAAGGAGAGATCGTCGACGCCAACTACGAACGGGCGCTCGAGTCGGTGCGGGCCGTCAAGCGTTTCGACGGACTCGGCGTGTCGGTGGACGACTTCGGCACCGGGCATTCGTCGTTGGCACGCCTCCACGCCTTCCCGGTCGACGTCGTCAAGATCGACCGGAGCTTCGTCGCTCGGATCGAATCGGACGCGGCCGACCGGGCCCTCGTCAAGGCGATCATCGACATGAGCGCCGCGCTGACGCTGCGCGTCGTGGCCGAGGGCGTCGAGACGGAGGGCCAGTTCGAACTGCTCCGGTCGCTCGGCTGCGACTTCGCCCAGGGATGGCTGTTCGCGCCGGCCATGCCGGCCCACGACCTGTTGGCGCTGCCGCTCGACGAGTTCATGGCCGAGGGCGGTCAGAGCTCGATGTTCGGCCTCGATCTACCGGTCTGA
- a CDS encoding LuxR C-terminal-related transcriptional regulator: protein MRDHGVIEPHPSLRVVIIDDHVMFAEGVAASLRATGEVDVAAIAPTADEGEAAVGVHRPHVVLLDFGLPDDDGVTLARRLHQRFPEAKLVMVTSLVDERLVLRAVEAGCAGFVTKDRTVDELVAAIRSVADGEALISPIMLNRVLRQIRRRSEGTVGSDLSDREREVLQYVCDGLTNPAIAERLHVSHNTVRSHVQNILSKLQVHSKLEAAAVATRSGLVEPR, encoded by the coding sequence ATGCGCGATCATGGGGTGATCGAGCCACATCCATCACTCCGCGTCGTGATCATCGACGATCACGTCATGTTCGCCGAAGGCGTCGCAGCATCACTACGCGCCACCGGCGAGGTCGACGTCGCTGCCATCGCGCCGACGGCCGACGAGGGCGAGGCGGCGGTCGGCGTGCATCGACCCCACGTCGTGCTCCTCGACTTCGGGCTCCCCGACGACGACGGTGTGACGCTCGCCCGCCGACTCCACCAGCGGTTCCCCGAGGCGAAGCTCGTGATGGTCACGAGCCTCGTCGACGAGCGGCTCGTCCTGCGCGCCGTGGAGGCCGGCTGTGCGGGGTTCGTGACCAAGGATCGCACCGTCGACGAACTGGTCGCCGCGATCCGCTCCGTGGCCGACGGCGAGGCGCTGATCTCGCCGATCATGCTGAACAGGGTGCTCCGCCAGATCCGTCGACGATCCGAAGGGACGGTCGGCTCCGACCTGAGCGACCGTGAGCGCGAGGTGCTCCAGTACGTGTGCGACGGGCTGACCAACCCGGCGATCGCCGAACGGCTCCATGTGTCGCACAACACGGTCCGCAGCCACGTCCAGAACATCCTGTCGAAGCTCCAGGTCCACTCGAAACTCGAAGCTGCCGCCGTCGCCACCCGGTCCGGCCTGGTCGAGCCGCGCTGA
- a CDS encoding hybrid sensor histidine kinase/response regulator, whose amino-acid sequence MGLPPREMGDWEAVRPFVLDALYALPDQVWFATPDLRRILFSSKSFEDMYGIPLDELYRDPASPLALTDTDDTGEIARALVTGRTSRRPQEYEYTVYRPDGAERVLRLRTIPLLDDDGRMHMMAGVTEDVTERATAVAEAGRLNDLLTTILDSTTDAITLVDADDRIRYVNSTLRRIAGLGDGDYAGQPVDDVLPGRTELLRQLTQQVIADGRPRTLAWHQPVADRWLETTLTPADGGVLVVTEDRTEQRQAESRERKWIDVTHRAERLDALGQMAGGIAHDVGNLVRLVLSGLNEATEALQRGDDATAALADATHAAERSLAITHQLLAFSRGTAGPPHPVVLDSVITNLRPLIDRTMDSGIRVDLRLESRQAMVESDEARLEQMLLNLVTNARAALRDGGELTITTRRRPADQGAASPMLVELVVSDTGTGMPADVAQHAFEPFFTTNEVSGTGLGLSTVMATAVAAGGSARIDSTPGVGTSVIVEIPIVDDHPSERPSDLLLVDTFGPDSDATMEALEIAGYAVNRLTPSRIIGELDRNPGRYALVLLDPLLDGGAGVALLRQLRSLHPNTATVLLSGRTTHPDLAADPGVHFVRSPYGQTELLRAIRDAVGRS is encoded by the coding sequence ATGGGTCTCCCGCCTCGCGAGATGGGAGACTGGGAGGCGGTGCGGCCGTTCGTCCTCGACGCGCTGTACGCACTGCCCGACCAGGTGTGGTTCGCGACTCCCGACCTCCGTCGGATCCTCTTCTCGTCGAAGTCGTTCGAGGACATGTACGGGATCCCGCTCGACGAGTTGTATCGCGACCCGGCCAGCCCGCTCGCGCTGACCGATACCGACGACACGGGCGAGATCGCTCGAGCGCTGGTCACCGGACGCACGAGCCGACGCCCACAAGAATACGAATACACCGTCTACCGCCCCGACGGCGCCGAGCGGGTGCTCCGACTCCGCACGATCCCGCTCCTCGACGACGACGGCCGGATGCACATGATGGCCGGCGTCACCGAGGACGTCACCGAACGAGCGACCGCCGTTGCCGAAGCCGGCCGACTCAACGACCTCCTGACGACGATCCTCGATTCGACCACCGATGCGATCACGCTCGTCGACGCCGACGATCGCATCCGCTACGTCAACAGCACCCTCCGGCGGATTGCCGGTCTCGGCGACGGCGACTACGCCGGCCAGCCGGTCGACGACGTGCTCCCCGGCCGGACCGAACTCCTCCGGCAGCTGACGCAGCAGGTGATCGCCGACGGACGCCCGCGGACGCTCGCCTGGCACCAACCCGTCGCCGACCGGTGGCTCGAGACGACGCTCACCCCGGCCGACGGCGGCGTGCTGGTCGTCACCGAGGACCGCACCGAACAACGGCAGGCCGAGTCACGCGAACGCAAGTGGATCGACGTCACCCACCGGGCGGAACGTCTCGACGCGCTCGGCCAGATGGCCGGCGGGATCGCACACGACGTGGGCAATCTCGTCCGGCTCGTCCTGTCCGGGCTCAACGAGGCAACCGAGGCACTGCAACGTGGCGACGACGCAACCGCGGCCCTCGCCGATGCGACGCACGCCGCCGAACGATCCCTGGCGATCACCCACCAACTCCTCGCCTTCTCACGAGGCACGGCAGGCCCACCTCACCCGGTCGTGCTCGATTCGGTCATCACGAACCTCCGTCCCCTGATCGACCGGACCATGGACTCCGGCATCCGGGTCGACCTCCGGCTCGAGAGTCGGCAAGCGATGGTCGAGAGCGATGAGGCCCGTCTCGAGCAGATGCTCCTGAACCTCGTCACCAACGCCCGGGCTGCGCTCCGAGACGGGGGTGAGTTGACCATCACGACCCGGCGTCGGCCCGCCGACCAGGGCGCCGCGAGCCCGATGCTCGTCGAACTGGTCGTGTCCGACACCGGGACCGGTATGCCCGCCGACGTCGCACAGCATGCGTTCGAGCCCTTCTTCACGACGAACGAGGTCAGCGGCACCGGACTCGGCCTGTCGACCGTCATGGCGACGGCCGTCGCTGCCGGCGGCAGCGCCCGGATCGATTCGACCCCCGGCGTCGGCACCAGCGTGATCGTCGAGATCCCCATCGTCGACGATCACCCATCCGAGCGGCCGTCCGATCTCCTGCTGGTCGACACGTTCGGCCCCGACTCCGACGCGACGATGGAGGCGCTCGAGATCGCCGGCTACGCCGTCAACCGGCTGACGCCCTCGAGGATCATCGGCGAGCTCGACCGGAACCCGGGGCGGTACGCCCTCGTCTTGCTCGATCCACTCCTCGACGGCGGAGCGGGCGTCGCCCTGCTCCGGCAGTTGCGCTCGCTCCACCCGAACACCGCGACGGTGCTGCTGTCCGGCCGCACGACGCACCCCGACCTGGCGGCCGATCCGGGCGTGCACTTCGTCCGCTCGCCGTACGGCCAGACGGAACTCCTTCGGGCGATCCGAGACGCCGTCGGGCGTTCGTAG
- a CDS encoding dihydrolipoyl dehydrogenase family protein has translation MSLHFLIIGGGPAGYQAATYAARLGAKVTIVERDVFGGAANLWDCIPSKTMIATGGAMSFSRRLQGMGLAQAAPEVDIESLTSRVQGIQHELNDDIKQLLQSQGVTMINGTARFTGPNTAEADGPDGTRTIEFDAALVSTGSRPRIPDWCSPDGDRILTTRDCYPPKSFPESITVIGSGVTGVEFVHMFSSFGAEVALVVSRQHVLPGKDPEVAGVLEDDFIARGVKLLKGARAETIERDDETGGVVVRCDDGRVVRSSHAVLAIGSVPNTDGLGLDAAGVETDDWGYIPVNHHCVTNQRHIYAAGDVSGKLPLASVASMQGRKVAEHVMGLHTVEHRHLDYDKAASAIFTEPEIADVGLAEAEAFSSGRKIRVTKVPFATTAKAHINNDPRGFVKIISDPATGVVLGGSIVGRHAAELISVIALAVTANLKVSDIYESLLVHPALSEALAEAAE, from the coding sequence GTGAGCCTGCACTTTCTGATCATCGGCGGTGGCCCGGCCGGCTACCAGGCCGCCACGTACGCCGCCCGCCTCGGGGCCAAGGTCACCATCGTCGAACGTGACGTGTTCGGTGGCGCCGCCAACCTCTGGGACTGCATCCCGTCCAAGACGATGATCGCCACCGGTGGCGCGATGAGCTTCTCCCGCCGGCTCCAGGGAATGGGGCTCGCCCAGGCCGCGCCCGAGGTCGACATCGAGTCGCTCACGTCGCGTGTGCAGGGCATCCAGCACGAGCTCAACGACGACATCAAGCAGCTCCTGCAGAGTCAGGGCGTCACGATGATCAACGGGACGGCACGGTTCACCGGCCCGAACACCGCCGAGGCCGACGGCCCCGACGGCACCCGCACCATCGAGTTCGACGCCGCCCTCGTCTCGACGGGTTCACGGCCCCGCATCCCCGACTGGTGCTCGCCCGACGGCGACCGCATTTTGACGACGCGCGATTGCTACCCGCCCAAGTCGTTCCCCGAGAGCATCACGGTGATCGGTTCGGGCGTCACGGGTGTGGAGTTCGTCCACATGTTCTCGTCGTTCGGCGCCGAGGTCGCGCTCGTCGTGAGCCGCCAGCACGTCCTGCCGGGGAAGGATCCCGAAGTCGCAGGAGTGCTCGAGGACGACTTCATCGCACGCGGCGTCAAGCTCCTGAAAGGGGCTCGGGCCGAGACGATCGAACGCGACGACGAGACCGGCGGCGTCGTCGTTCGCTGTGACGACGGCCGTGTCGTGCGGTCGTCGCACGCCGTGCTGGCCATCGGCTCGGTGCCCAACACCGACGGCCTCGGCCTCGACGCAGCCGGTGTCGAAACCGACGACTGGGGCTACATCCCGGTCAACCACCACTGCGTCACGAACCAGCGTCACATCTACGCCGCCGGCGACGTGTCGGGCAAGCTGCCGCTCGCGTCGGTTGCGTCGATGCAGGGGCGCAAGGTCGCCGAACACGTCATGGGGCTCCACACGGTCGAGCACCGCCACCTCGACTACGACAAGGCGGCATCGGCGATCTTCACCGAGCCCGAGATCGCCGATGTCGGTCTGGCCGAGGCCGAGGCGTTCTCGAGCGGGCGCAAGATCCGGGTGACGAAGGTGCCGTTCGCCACCACCGCCAAGGCGCACATCAACAACGATCCGCGCGGCTTCGTGAAGATCATCTCCGACCCGGCGACCGGGGTCGTGCTCGGTGGGTCGATCGTCGGCCGACACGCGGCCGAGCTCATCAGCGTGATCGCCCTCGCGGTCACCGCCAACCTGAAGGTGAGCGACATCTACGAGTCGTTGCTGGTGCACCCGGCCCTCAGCGAAGCCCTGGCCGAAGCGGCCGAGTAG
- a CDS encoding M15 family metallopeptidase, whose protein sequence is MTTRARPVAIWSTVVGAVAAVVVMIVAVAAWAAPGDGAVVAERAERYVEPPGDLVVVFDLGDVDTEVVVAAGRAAAAADAVATPARTGSLGMRSIDRSGVSVHAAPTGYLIPMVYSSVPAHSIGRIYGVDVSSVLGPDRVVMNEMTAELIGAQAGDVITMQSASGAPVRLSIAAIRPYEQIGSAELVFTTDVAARLGATADTRVIIYDVDRSTIEQALDAQGLYDRRNTRVAHSWDPMSPDSTLSTARTKVALGEPLYRFESDGSVSMHPDWIATNLRPGRETLNATIPIRARCHVEVVDDLKAALADVAAAGLASAIDVANANSYGGCYAGARFSRLTAQIGFLSRHSYGMALDTNTVSNCLGCRPQMNCDVVRIFRKHGFAWGGNFRSPDGMHFEWVGERRDLIAYPSTYCPNIVPAADLTESVTVPTLGLDVVTDVGDEHGHGHEHGHEHDEGHGP, encoded by the coding sequence ATGACCACCCGTGCCCGACCCGTCGCGATCTGGTCGACGGTCGTCGGAGCCGTCGCCGCTGTCGTCGTGATGATCGTCGCCGTTGCGGCGTGGGCCGCGCCAGGCGACGGCGCCGTGGTCGCCGAGCGAGCGGAACGATACGTGGAACCACCCGGCGATCTCGTGGTCGTGTTCGATCTCGGCGACGTCGACACCGAGGTCGTCGTCGCTGCCGGCCGAGCTGCTGCCGCCGCCGATGCGGTGGCGACGCCCGCCCGCACCGGCTCGCTCGGCATGCGCTCGATCGATCGGTCCGGGGTGAGCGTGCACGCCGCGCCGACCGGCTACCTCATCCCGATGGTCTATTCGTCGGTGCCGGCGCACTCGATCGGTCGGATCTACGGCGTCGACGTGTCGTCGGTGCTCGGTCCCGACCGTGTCGTCATGAACGAGATGACCGCCGAGCTCATCGGTGCGCAGGCGGGCGACGTGATCACGATGCAGTCGGCCTCCGGCGCTCCCGTTCGGCTGTCGATCGCCGCCATCCGTCCGTACGAGCAGATCGGTTCCGCCGAGCTCGTGTTCACGACCGACGTCGCCGCCCGACTGGGCGCGACCGCCGACACCCGGGTGATCATCTACGACGTCGACCGGTCGACGATCGAGCAGGCGCTCGATGCCCAAGGTCTGTACGACCGACGGAACACCCGCGTCGCCCACAGCTGGGACCCCATGAGCCCCGACAGCACGCTCAGCACCGCCCGCACCAAGGTCGCGCTCGGCGAGCCCCTCTACCGCTTCGAGAGCGACGGGTCGGTCTCGATGCACCCCGACTGGATCGCCACCAACCTTCGCCCCGGCCGCGAGACCCTGAACGCCACGATCCCGATCCGCGCACGATGCCACGTCGAGGTCGTCGACGACCTCAAGGCTGCGCTGGCCGACGTCGCTGCTGCGGGCCTCGCGAGCGCCATCGATGTGGCGAACGCGAACTCGTACGGCGGCTGCTACGCCGGCGCCCGGTTCAGTCGTCTCACCGCCCAGATCGGGTTCTTGTCCCGTCACTCGTACGGCATGGCGCTCGACACGAACACCGTGTCGAACTGCCTCGGCTGCCGGCCGCAGATGAACTGCGACGTGGTGCGGATCTTCCGCAAGCACGGCTTCGCCTGGGGCGGCAACTTCCGCTCACCCGACGGGATGCACTTCGAGTGGGTGGGGGAGCGACGCGATCTCATCGCCTACCCCAGCACCTACTGCCCGAACATCGTCCCGGCCGCCGACCTGACCGAATCGGTGACCGTCCCCACGCTCGGACTCGACGTGGTCACCGACGTCGGCGACGAACACGGGCACGGCCATGAACACGGTCACGAACACGACGAGGGCCACGGCCCGTAG
- the lysS gene encoding lysine--tRNA ligase — protein sequence MAAEKQRRQGRVDEIRDRGDNPYPYRFDRSHSLAEVRASHGALEPGAETDDEVTVAGRIMLKRDTGKLVFATVQDRTDRIQLFISKAVVGDDAFADIKELDIGDWVGVHGTVMTTRAGELSVKTDRVELLSKAIRPLPDKWHGLTDTDTRFRQRYADLIVNDEARRHFRIRHEVISSFRRTLAAEGFIEVETPVLHVEAGGAHARPFDTHHNALDMPLYLRIALELHLKRLIVGGMEKVYEIGRVFRNEGISTRHNPEFTMMELYQAFADWTDVMAITERLITAAARDALGTSEIEIRGDTVDLADPWPRLSMCGAVSEAVGTTVHPSQPVDDVRALADRHGVSYEPSWGSGRIIEGLFEKLCEANIVRPTFVTGHPVEISPLARVDRDDPYVTERFELFVDSRELANGYSELNDPVEQRLRFEDEQAAKEAGDAERGTVDEDYLRALEYGMPPTGGLGIGMDRVAMLLAGVESIREVVLFPTLRPEQEIS from the coding sequence CTGGCCGCCGAGAAGCAGCGCCGCCAGGGTCGCGTCGACGAGATCCGTGACCGTGGCGACAACCCGTATCCCTACCGGTTCGACCGGTCGCACAGCCTCGCCGAGGTTCGTGCGTCACACGGCGCGCTCGAGCCGGGCGCCGAGACCGACGACGAGGTCACCGTCGCCGGCCGCATCATGCTCAAGCGCGACACCGGCAAGCTGGTGTTCGCCACCGTCCAGGACCGCACCGACCGGATCCAGCTGTTCATCTCGAAGGCGGTCGTCGGCGACGACGCGTTCGCCGACATCAAGGAGCTCGACATCGGCGACTGGGTCGGCGTGCACGGCACGGTCATGACGACCCGAGCCGGCGAGCTGTCGGTCAAGACCGACCGGGTCGAGCTGCTCTCGAAGGCGATCCGCCCACTGCCCGACAAGTGGCACGGCCTGACCGACACCGACACACGGTTCCGCCAGCGCTACGCCGACCTGATCGTCAACGACGAGGCGCGTCGGCACTTCCGGATCCGCCACGAGGTCATCTCGTCGTTCCGTCGAACCCTCGCCGCCGAAGGCTTCATCGAGGTCGAGACGCCGGTCCTGCACGTCGAGGCGGGCGGTGCCCACGCTCGGCCGTTCGACACGCACCACAACGCGCTCGACATGCCGCTGTACCTGCGGATCGCCCTCGAGCTGCACCTCAAGCGCCTGATCGTCGGCGGCATGGAGAAGGTCTACGAGATCGGCCGTGTGTTCCGGAACGAGGGCATCTCGACCCGGCACAACCCCGAGTTCACGATGATGGAGCTCTACCAGGCCTTCGCCGACTGGACCGACGTGATGGCGATCACCGAACGCCTCATCACCGCTGCCGCTCGCGACGCGCTGGGCACGAGCGAGATCGAGATCCGCGGAGACACGGTCGATCTGGCCGATCCATGGCCCCGGTTGTCGATGTGCGGCGCCGTCTCCGAGGCCGTCGGGACGACGGTGCACCCGTCGCAGCCGGTCGACGACGTGCGTGCGCTGGCCGACCGGCACGGTGTCTCGTACGAACCCTCGTGGGGTTCGGGACGGATCATCGAGGGCCTGTTCGAGAAGCTGTGCGAGGCGAACATCGTCCGCCCGACGTTCGTGACGGGCCATCCGGTCGAGATCTCGCCGCTCGCACGTGTCGATCGCGACGACCCGTACGTCACCGAGCGGTTCGAGCTGTTCGTCGATTCCCGCGAACTCGCGAACGGCTACTCCGAGCTGAACGATCCGGTCGAGCAGCGGCTGCGCTTCGAGGACGAACAGGCCGCCAAGGAGGCCGGCGACGCCGAGCGCGGCACCGTCGACGAGGACTACCTGCGAGCCCTCGAATACGGCATGCCGCCCACCGGCGGTCTCGGCATCGGCATGGACCGCGTGGCGATGTTGCTCGCCGGCGTGGAGTCGATCCGTGAAGTCGTCCTCTTCCCGACCCTCCGACCCGAGCAGGAGATCTCATGA
- the dapD gene encoding 2,3,4,5-tetrahydropyridine-2,6-dicarboxylate N-succinyltransferase yields the protein MTRMAWGAGFTTEAADGSTLDAWFRWFDWGEFGDDEMTTAYPDLDDQLGMRETTDELRNVTVRPIRLTIDVDEAPASAADAYLRLHLLSGRLARPHSINMDGIFGALNNVVWTDIGPVAVAELDDTRMRVRAKGHTLQVLGVDKFPKMLDYVVPSGVRIADSSRVRLGAHLAEGTVVMHEGFCNFNAGTIGTSMVEGRISAGVVVGDGSDIGGGASIIGTLSGGGKEVISVGERCLLGANAGIGISLGDDCTVEAGLYITAATPVSTPDGVVKARELSGITGTLFYRDGQTGQVIARPRTQSWGELNAALHAND from the coding sequence ATGACACGCATGGCCTGGGGCGCCGGTTTCACCACCGAAGCCGCCGACGGTTCGACCCTCGACGCCTGGTTCCGCTGGTTCGACTGGGGTGAGTTCGGCGACGACGAGATGACCACGGCGTACCCCGATCTCGACGATCAGCTCGGCATGCGAGAGACCACCGACGAACTCCGCAACGTGACGGTCCGGCCGATCCGGCTGACCATCGACGTCGACGAGGCGCCCGCCTCCGCGGCCGACGCCTACCTCCGGCTGCACCTGCTGTCGGGACGCCTCGCCAGGCCGCACTCGATCAACATGGACGGCATCTTCGGCGCACTCAACAACGTGGTGTGGACCGACATCGGCCCGGTCGCCGTGGCCGAGCTCGACGACACCCGAATGCGTGTACGCGCCAAGGGCCACACGCTGCAGGTGCTCGGGGTCGACAAGTTCCCGAAGATGCTCGACTACGTCGTGCCGTCGGGTGTCCGCATCGCCGACTCGTCACGCGTCCGGCTCGGCGCACACCTGGCCGAGGGCACCGTCGTGATGCACGAGGGATTCTGCAACTTCAACGCCGGCACGATCGGCACCTCGATGGTCGAAGGGCGCATCTCGGCCGGCGTGGTGGTCGGCGACGGCAGCGACATCGGTGGTGGCGCCTCGATCATCGGCACGCTGTCGGGCGGCGGCAAGGAAGTGATCTCGGTCGGCGAGCGATGCCTGCTCGGCGCCAACGCCGGCATCGGGATCAGCCTCGGTGACGACTGCACCGTCGAGGCCGGTCTCTACATCACCGCTGCCACGCCGGTCTCGACGCCTGACGGTGTCGTGAAAGCTCGCGAGCTGTCCGGTATCACCGGGACGCTCTTCTACCGTGACGGCCAGACCGGTCAGGTCATCGCCCGGCCCCGCACGCAGAGCTGGGGCGAGCTCAACGCCGCCCTGCACGCCAACGACTGA